DNA from Myxococcales bacterium:
CTCGCGGGCGTGGGGCTCGGGCACGACGTGCTGCGCGAGCGCTACCGCCTGACGGGCGCCCCGCTCGTGCAGGCCGCGGCGCGCTTCCGCTCCCCCGCCACCTACGGCGACACCCTCCTGGCGACGAGCCGAGTGGCGCGCGTCGGGAGCCGCTCGTTCACCGTGGAGCACCGGCTCGCGATCGGGGATCGCGGGGTCGTCGAAGGCGAAGAGACCCGCGTGTGGGCCGAAGCCACGGGGTCCTCGCCGCCGTCGCTGCGGGCCGTCGCCATCCCCGACGACGTCCGCGCCCTCCTGCTGGGCGCCTGACGCCGCCGCGAGGTCGCGCCGGTCTGCATCGGCGCCATCGCTTCAACCGTCGAAAACTGTTTACCTTTTGTCGTTCTCTTAGGCGGCCGGGGCGGCGCGCTGGCTCGCCGACGAGGCGCGGCGGCATGTTTCGCGTCACGGGAGGTCCCCACGCTGGGCCCGACGTGGTAGGTGGCACGCGCAAGCCCTGAAACCACCGCCCTCTTACGAAGAGATATTCCCTTGGCCGCTCGCATCCCCCTCGACCGCATCCGCAACATCGGCATCTCGGCGCACATCGACTCGGGCAAGACGACGCTCACCGAGCGCATCCTGTTCTA
Protein-coding regions in this window:
- a CDS encoding acyl-CoA thioesterase — protein: MPLRDSSDSTSSPHRDGPGLCAVRRVEVSWGDCDASGIVFYPRYYAWFDECTHALLAGVGLGHDVLRERYRLTGAPLVQAAARFRSPATYGDTLLATSRVARVGSRSFTVEHRLAIGDRGVVEGEETRVWAEATGSSPPSLRAVAIPDDVRALLLGA